A single genomic interval of Antechinus flavipes isolate AdamAnt ecotype Samford, QLD, Australia chromosome 1, AdamAnt_v2, whole genome shotgun sequence harbors:
- the EWSR1 gene encoding RNA-binding protein EWS isoform X2 produces the protein MASTDYSTYSQAAAQQGYSAYAAQPAQGYAQTTQAYGQQSYGTYGQPTDVSYTQAQTTATYGQTAYATSYGQPPTGYTTPTAPQAYSQPVQGYGTGAYDTTTATVTTTQASYAAQSAYGTQPAYPTYGQQPATAAPARPQDGSKPAETSQPQSSTAGYSQPSLGYGQSNYSYPQVPGSYPMQPVTAPPSYPPTSYSSTQPTSYDQSSYSQQNTYGQQSSYGQQSSYGQQSSYGQQPPTSYPPQTGSYSQAPSQYSQQSSSYGQQSAFRQDHPSSMGVYGQESGGFSGPGENRSMSGPDNRGRGRGGFDRGGMSRGGRGGGGGGRGGMGAGERGGFNKPGGPMEEGPDLDLGPPVDPDEDSENSAIYVQGLNENVTVDELADFFKQCGVVKMNKRTGQPMINIYLDKETGKPKGDATVSYDDPPTAKAAVEWFDGKDFQGSKLKVSLARKKPPMNSMRGGMPPREGRGMPPPLRGGPGGPGGPGGPMGRMGGRGGDRGGFPPRGPRGSRGNPSGGGNVQHRAGDWQCPNPGCGNQNFAWRTECNQCKAPKPEGFLPPPFPPPGGDRGRGGPGGMRGGRGGLMDRGGPGGMFRGGRGGDRGGFRGGRGMDRGGFGGGRRGGPGGPPGPLMEQMGGRRGGRGGPGKMDKGEHRQERRDRPY, from the exons atggcGTCCACGG aCTATAGTACCTACAGTCAAGCTGCAGCCCAGCAGGG CTACAGTGCTTATGCAGCCCAGCCAGCTCAAGGATATGCACAGACCACCCAG GCATATGGGCAACAAAGTTATGGAACCTATGGGCAACCTACTGATGTCAGCTATACACAGGCTCAGACAACCGCAACGTATGGGCAGACTGCATATGCAACCTCTTACGGACAGCCTCCAACAG GTTATACTACACCAACTGCACCTCAAGCTTACAGTCAGCCTGTCCAAGGATATGGGACAGGGGCGTATGATACCACCACTGCTACAGTTACGACCACCCAGGCATCCTACGCAGCACAGTCTGCATATGGCACCCAGCCTGCTTACCCCACCTATGGGCAGCAGCCAGCAACTGCCGCACCTGCGAG ACCCCAGGATGGTAGCAAGCCCGCTGAGACTAGTCAGCCTCAATCTAGTACAGCAGGCTACAGCCAGCCCAGCCTAGGATATGGACAGAGCAACTACAGTTACCCACAGGTGCCCGGCAGCTACCCCATGCAGCCTGTCACTGCACCGCCATCCTATCCTCCAACCAG CTATTCCTCTACCCAGCCGACTAGTTACGATCAGAGCAGTTACTCCCAGCAGAATACCTATGGGCAGCAGAGCAGCTATGGACAGCAGAGTAGCTATGGTCAACAGAGCAGCTATGGGCAGCAGCCCCCCACTAGTTATCCCCCCCAAACTGGATCCTACAGCCAGGCTCCAAGTCAATATAGCCAACAGAGCAGCAGCTACGGGCAGCAGA GTGCGTTCCGGCAGGACCATCCCAGTAGCATGGGTGTATATGGGCAGGAGTCTGGAGGCTTTTCCGGACCTGGAGAAAACCGGAGCATGAGTGGCCCTGATAACCGGGGCAGGGGAAGAGGGGGATTTGATCGTGGAGGCATGAGCAGAGGTGggcggggaggaggaggaggaggacgcgGTGGAATGGG CGCTGGAGAGCGAGGTGGCTTCAATAAGCCTGGTG GACCTATGGAAGAAGGACCAGACCTTGACTTAG GCCCACCTGTAGATCCCGATGAAGACTCCGAAAACAGTGCAATTTATGTACAGGGACTGAATGAAAATGTGACTGTTGACGAGCTGGCAGACTTCTTCAAACAGTGTGGGGTTGTCAAG ATGAACAAAAGGACTGGGCAGCCGATGATAAACATTTACTTAGACAAGGAAACGGGAAAACCAAAAGGAGATGCCACAGTGTCCTACGATGACCCACCTACTGCAAAGGCTGCAGTAGAATGGTTTGATG GGAAAGACTTCCAAGGGAGCAAACTCAAAGTGTCTCTGGCTCGGAAGAAGCCTCCGATGAATAGCATGCGAGGCGGCATGCCACCCCGTGAAGGCAGAGGGATGCCTCCCCCTCTCCGAGGAG GTCCTGGAGGACCAGGAGGACCAGGAGGACCCATGGGTCGAATGGGAGGCAGAGGAGGAGACAGGGGAGGTTTTCCACCAAGAGGACCTAGGGGCTCCCGAGGAAACCCTTCAGGAGGAGGAAACGTCCAGCACAGAGCAGGGGATTGGCAGTGCCCTAATCC AGGCTGTGGAAACCAGAATTTTGCTTGGAGAACAGAGTGTAATCAGTGTAAAGCCCCTAAGCCGGAGGGATTTCTTCCACCACCCTTTCCACCTCCAG GTGGTGATCGTGGCAGAGGTGGCCCTGGTGGCATGAGGGGTGGCAGAGGTGGGCTCATGGACCGTGGAGGGCCTGGCGGTATGTTCAGAGGAGGCCGAGGCGGAGACAGAGGCGGCTTTCGGGGAGGCCGAGGAATGGATCGAGGAGGCTTtggtggagggagaagaggaggaccCGGAGGTCCCCCCGGACCTCTCATGGAACAAATGGGAGGCAGAAGAGGAGGGCGTGGAGGACCCGGAAAAATGGATAA AGGCGAGCACCGTCAGGAGCGCAGAGACCGGCCCTACTAG
- the EWSR1 gene encoding RNA-binding protein EWS isoform X1: MASTDYSTYSQAAAQQGYSAYAAQPAQGYAQTTQAYGQQSYGTYGQPTDVSYTQAQTTATYGQTAYATSYGQPPTGYTTPTAPQAYSQPVQGYGTGAYDTTTATVTTTQASYAAQSAYGTQPAYPTYGQQPATAAPARPQDGSKPAETSQPQSSTAGYSQPSLGYGQSNYSYPQVPGSYPMQPVTAPPSYPPTSYSSTQPTSYDQSSYSQQNTYGQQSSYGQQSSYGQQSSYGQQPPTSYPPQTGSYSQAPSQYSQQSSSYGQQSAFRQDHPSSMGVYGQESGGFSGPGENRSMSGPDNRGRGRGGFDRGGMSRGGRGGGGGGRGGMGSAGERGGFNKPGGPMEEGPDLDLGPPVDPDEDSENSAIYVQGLNENVTVDELADFFKQCGVVKMNKRTGQPMINIYLDKETGKPKGDATVSYDDPPTAKAAVEWFDGKDFQGSKLKVSLARKKPPMNSMRGGMPPREGRGMPPPLRGGPGGPGGPGGPMGRMGGRGGDRGGFPPRGPRGSRGNPSGGGNVQHRAGDWQCPNPGCGNQNFAWRTECNQCKAPKPEGFLPPPFPPPGGDRGRGGPGGMRGGRGGLMDRGGPGGMFRGGRGGDRGGFRGGRGMDRGGFGGGRRGGPGGPPGPLMEQMGGRRGGRGGPGKMDKGEHRQERRDRPY, translated from the exons atggcGTCCACGG aCTATAGTACCTACAGTCAAGCTGCAGCCCAGCAGGG CTACAGTGCTTATGCAGCCCAGCCAGCTCAAGGATATGCACAGACCACCCAG GCATATGGGCAACAAAGTTATGGAACCTATGGGCAACCTACTGATGTCAGCTATACACAGGCTCAGACAACCGCAACGTATGGGCAGACTGCATATGCAACCTCTTACGGACAGCCTCCAACAG GTTATACTACACCAACTGCACCTCAAGCTTACAGTCAGCCTGTCCAAGGATATGGGACAGGGGCGTATGATACCACCACTGCTACAGTTACGACCACCCAGGCATCCTACGCAGCACAGTCTGCATATGGCACCCAGCCTGCTTACCCCACCTATGGGCAGCAGCCAGCAACTGCCGCACCTGCGAG ACCCCAGGATGGTAGCAAGCCCGCTGAGACTAGTCAGCCTCAATCTAGTACAGCAGGCTACAGCCAGCCCAGCCTAGGATATGGACAGAGCAACTACAGTTACCCACAGGTGCCCGGCAGCTACCCCATGCAGCCTGTCACTGCACCGCCATCCTATCCTCCAACCAG CTATTCCTCTACCCAGCCGACTAGTTACGATCAGAGCAGTTACTCCCAGCAGAATACCTATGGGCAGCAGAGCAGCTATGGACAGCAGAGTAGCTATGGTCAACAGAGCAGCTATGGGCAGCAGCCCCCCACTAGTTATCCCCCCCAAACTGGATCCTACAGCCAGGCTCCAAGTCAATATAGCCAACAGAGCAGCAGCTACGGGCAGCAGA GTGCGTTCCGGCAGGACCATCCCAGTAGCATGGGTGTATATGGGCAGGAGTCTGGAGGCTTTTCCGGACCTGGAGAAAACCGGAGCATGAGTGGCCCTGATAACCGGGGCAGGGGAAGAGGGGGATTTGATCGTGGAGGCATGAGCAGAGGTGggcggggaggaggaggaggaggacgcgGTGGAATGGG CAGCGCTGGAGAGCGAGGTGGCTTCAATAAGCCTGGTG GACCTATGGAAGAAGGACCAGACCTTGACTTAG GCCCACCTGTAGATCCCGATGAAGACTCCGAAAACAGTGCAATTTATGTACAGGGACTGAATGAAAATGTGACTGTTGACGAGCTGGCAGACTTCTTCAAACAGTGTGGGGTTGTCAAG ATGAACAAAAGGACTGGGCAGCCGATGATAAACATTTACTTAGACAAGGAAACGGGAAAACCAAAAGGAGATGCCACAGTGTCCTACGATGACCCACCTACTGCAAAGGCTGCAGTAGAATGGTTTGATG GGAAAGACTTCCAAGGGAGCAAACTCAAAGTGTCTCTGGCTCGGAAGAAGCCTCCGATGAATAGCATGCGAGGCGGCATGCCACCCCGTGAAGGCAGAGGGATGCCTCCCCCTCTCCGAGGAG GTCCTGGAGGACCAGGAGGACCAGGAGGACCCATGGGTCGAATGGGAGGCAGAGGAGGAGACAGGGGAGGTTTTCCACCAAGAGGACCTAGGGGCTCCCGAGGAAACCCTTCAGGAGGAGGAAACGTCCAGCACAGAGCAGGGGATTGGCAGTGCCCTAATCC AGGCTGTGGAAACCAGAATTTTGCTTGGAGAACAGAGTGTAATCAGTGTAAAGCCCCTAAGCCGGAGGGATTTCTTCCACCACCCTTTCCACCTCCAG GTGGTGATCGTGGCAGAGGTGGCCCTGGTGGCATGAGGGGTGGCAGAGGTGGGCTCATGGACCGTGGAGGGCCTGGCGGTATGTTCAGAGGAGGCCGAGGCGGAGACAGAGGCGGCTTTCGGGGAGGCCGAGGAATGGATCGAGGAGGCTTtggtggagggagaagaggaggaccCGGAGGTCCCCCCGGACCTCTCATGGAACAAATGGGAGGCAGAAGAGGAGGGCGTGGAGGACCCGGAAAAATGGATAA AGGCGAGCACCGTCAGGAGCGCAGAGACCGGCCCTACTAG
- the EWSR1 gene encoding RNA-binding protein EWS isoform X3 encodes MASTDYSTYSQAAAQQGYSAYAAQPAQGYAQTTQAYGQQSYGTYGQPTDVSYTQAQTTATYGQTAYATSYGQPPTGYTTPTAPQAYSQPVQGYGTGAYDTTTATVTTTQASYAAQSAYGTQPAYPTYGQQPATAAPARPQDGSKPAETSQPQSSTAGYSQPSLGYGQSNYSYPQVPGSYPMQPVTAPPSYPPTSYSSTQPTSYDQSSYSQQNTYGQQSSYGQQSSYGQQSSYGQQPPTSYPPQTGSYSQAPSQYSQQSSSYGQQSAFRQDHPSSMGVYGQESGGFSGPGENRSMSGPDNRGRGRGGFDRGGMSRGGRGGGGGGRGGMGLQSESLVYTSILKKYPYSVLSRQHNEKWD; translated from the exons atggcGTCCACGG aCTATAGTACCTACAGTCAAGCTGCAGCCCAGCAGGG CTACAGTGCTTATGCAGCCCAGCCAGCTCAAGGATATGCACAGACCACCCAG GCATATGGGCAACAAAGTTATGGAACCTATGGGCAACCTACTGATGTCAGCTATACACAGGCTCAGACAACCGCAACGTATGGGCAGACTGCATATGCAACCTCTTACGGACAGCCTCCAACAG GTTATACTACACCAACTGCACCTCAAGCTTACAGTCAGCCTGTCCAAGGATATGGGACAGGGGCGTATGATACCACCACTGCTACAGTTACGACCACCCAGGCATCCTACGCAGCACAGTCTGCATATGGCACCCAGCCTGCTTACCCCACCTATGGGCAGCAGCCAGCAACTGCCGCACCTGCGAG ACCCCAGGATGGTAGCAAGCCCGCTGAGACTAGTCAGCCTCAATCTAGTACAGCAGGCTACAGCCAGCCCAGCCTAGGATATGGACAGAGCAACTACAGTTACCCACAGGTGCCCGGCAGCTACCCCATGCAGCCTGTCACTGCACCGCCATCCTATCCTCCAACCAG CTATTCCTCTACCCAGCCGACTAGTTACGATCAGAGCAGTTACTCCCAGCAGAATACCTATGGGCAGCAGAGCAGCTATGGACAGCAGAGTAGCTATGGTCAACAGAGCAGCTATGGGCAGCAGCCCCCCACTAGTTATCCCCCCCAAACTGGATCCTACAGCCAGGCTCCAAGTCAATATAGCCAACAGAGCAGCAGCTACGGGCAGCAGA GTGCGTTCCGGCAGGACCATCCCAGTAGCATGGGTGTATATGGGCAGGAGTCTGGAGGCTTTTCCGGACCTGGAGAAAACCGGAGCATGAGTGGCCCTGATAACCGGGGCAGGGGAAGAGGGGGATTTGATCGTGGAGGCATGAGCAGAGGTGggcggggaggaggaggaggaggacgcgGTGGAATGGG GTTACAAAGTGAGAGCCTTGTATACACTTCAATACTTAAAAAGTACCCGTACTCAGTACTCAGCCGGCAGCATAATGAAAAGTGGGACTAG